One window from the genome of Yarrowia lipolytica chromosome 1B, complete sequence encodes:
- a CDS encoding uncharacterized protein (Compare to YALI0B23496g, no similarity possibly noncoding) — MAHTQASVALAIALTLWYLAYQLWLMSLWLWLIALALACSFDHVWRLSKQIFALQLAALAFQLGSSDSRRLLIQEFHLWERSLERSFTLENLCRWLCRCFTVWLFALAAAHVVLKNSQDTE, encoded by the coding sequence ATGGCTCACACTCAGGCAtctgtggctctggctATCGCTCTGACTCTGTGGTATCTGGCGTATCAGCTCTGGCTCATGTcgctctggctctggcttatagctctggctctggcttGCTCTTTTGACCATGTATGGCGTCTGTCAAAGCAGATCTTTGCTCTACAACTGGCAGCTCTGGCATTTCAGCTTGGCTCTTCAGATTCTAGGCGGCTTCTCATACAGGAATTTCACCTGTGGGAAAGGAGTCTCGAAAGGAGTTTCACCCTTGAAAATCTCTGTCGGTGGCTCTGCAGATGTTTCACTGTctggctctttgctctggcggCTGCACATGTGGTCCTCAAGAACTCACAAGACACGGAGTAG